A DNA window from Coffea arabica cultivar ET-39 chromosome 6c, Coffea Arabica ET-39 HiFi, whole genome shotgun sequence contains the following coding sequences:
- the LOC140008890 gene encoding uncharacterized protein, producing the protein MSPYRLVFGKPCHLPVEFEHKDFWAIKQCNMNLEEAGAQRKLDLQELEEIRNEAYENVLIYKEKSRAFHDQQISRKTFEVGQKVLLYQSRLKLFPVEIQSAKTDNKFVVNGHRLKYYYEGFSGGEVETIKLDAPPCPNQ; encoded by the exons ATGTCACCGTACAGGTTGGTATTTGGGAAGCCGTGTCACCTTCCAGTGGAGTTCGAGCACAAGGATTTTTGGGCGATAAAGCAATGTAATATGAATTTAGAGGAGGCCGGTGCTCAACGGAAGCTGGATTTGCAAGAATTGGAGGAGATCCGGAATGAAGCATACGAAAACGTCttgatttataaggagaaaagcCGGGCATTTCATGACcaacaaatttcaagaaaaacatTTGAAGTTGGTCAGAAGGTCCTCCTATACCAATCAAGGCTCAAGCTATTCCCAG TTGAAATCCAGAGTGCTAAGACAGACaacaaatttgtggtgaatggacACCGTCTCAAGTATTATTACGAAGGATTTTCAGGTGGAGAGGTGGAGACAATAAAGCTAGACGCACCACCGTGTCCTAATCAATGA